From a region of the Synechococcus sp. RS9916 genome:
- a CDS encoding undecaprenyl-diphosphate phosphatase gives MTDVVAAPGLLAACWRNFILGVVQGLTEFLPISSTAHLKVVPVLAGWGDPGVSVTAVIQLGSIAAVIAYFRSDLSNVIRGIGAAVSRGQWREPEARLGLAMAVGTLPILVVGFLIKTFWPGYSSSPLRSVPSIAIVSIVMALLLALAEQFGPRVKQLVQVQGRDGFVVGLAQALAIIPGVSRSGSTLTASLFDGWQRADAARFSFLLGIPAITIAGLVELKDALGDPNTGGVLPLLVGIASAAVVSWLAIDWLIRYLQRHSTWIFVVYRLLFGVLLLAWWSTSAAN, from the coding sequence ATGACTGACGTTGTGGCGGCTCCTGGCCTGCTGGCAGCCTGTTGGCGCAATTTCATCCTTGGGGTGGTGCAGGGGTTGACGGAATTCCTTCCCATCAGCAGCACCGCCCATCTCAAGGTGGTGCCTGTGCTGGCGGGCTGGGGAGATCCAGGGGTCTCCGTGACTGCCGTGATTCAGCTCGGCAGCATTGCCGCGGTGATCGCCTATTTCCGTAGCGATCTCAGCAACGTGATTCGTGGCATTGGTGCTGCCGTCAGTCGCGGGCAATGGCGCGAGCCGGAGGCGCGCCTAGGCCTGGCGATGGCGGTAGGCACCCTGCCGATTCTTGTGGTCGGGTTCCTGATCAAGACCTTTTGGCCGGGTTACTCCAGCTCGCCTCTGCGGAGCGTGCCCTCGATTGCCATCGTCTCGATCGTGATGGCACTGCTGCTTGCACTGGCTGAACAATTTGGTCCCAGAGTCAAGCAGCTCGTTCAGGTGCAGGGGCGTGATGGTTTCGTGGTGGGACTCGCCCAGGCGCTGGCCATCATTCCTGGGGTTTCCCGCTCCGGCAGCACCCTCACCGCCTCTCTATTTGACGGTTGGCAGCGGGCGGATGCGGCTCGTTTTTCTTTCCTACTGGGGATCCCTGCGATCACCATTGCCGGATTGGTGGAGCTCAAAGACGCTCTGGGGGATCCGAACACAGGTGGTGTGCTGCCCCTGCTGGTCGGGATTGCGTCTGCCGCGGTGGTGTCTTGGTTGGCCATTGATTGGTTGATTCGCTACCTCCAGCGCCACAGCACTTGGATCTTTGTGGTCTATCGCCTGCTGTTCGGTGTGCTGTTGCTGGCCTGGTGGTCAACCTCCGCAG